From one Cyanobacterium stanieri PCC 7202 genomic stretch:
- a CDS encoding photosystem q(b) protein (PFAM: Photosynthetic reaction centre protein~TIGRFAM: photosystem II, DI subunit (also called Q(B))~InterPro IPR000484:IPR005867~KEGG: cyt:cce_3501 photosystem II D1 protein~PFAM: photosynthetic reaction centre protein~SPTR: Photosystem II D1 protein;~TIGRFAM: photosystem q(b) protein), protein MTTTLQQQQSSAWEQFCQWITSTNNRLYVGWFGVLMIPCLLTATTCFLIAFVAAPPVDIDGIREPVAGSLLYGNNIISGAVVPSSNAIGLHFYPIWEAASLDEWLYNGGPYQLVVFHFLIGIFCYMGRQWELSYRLGMRPWICVAYSAPVSAATAVFLIYPIGQGSFSDGMPLGISGTFNFMFVFQAEHNILMHPFHMLGVAGVFGGSLFSAMHGSLVTSSLVRETTETESQNYGYKFGQEEETYNIVAAHGYFGRLIFQYASFNNSRALHFFLGAWPVIGIWFTAMGVSTMAFNLNGFNFNQSILDSQGHVIGTWADVLNRANIGIEVMHERNAHNFPLDLASAEAVSAPVING, encoded by the coding sequence ATGACTACCACTTTACAACAACAACAGTCTTCCGCATGGGAGCAGTTTTGTCAGTGGATCACCTCTACCAACAACCGCCTCTATGTAGGTTGGTTCGGTGTATTAATGATCCCTTGTTTATTAACTGCAACCACTTGTTTCTTAATCGCTTTCGTAGCTGCTCCTCCTGTGGACATCGACGGAATCCGTGAACCCGTAGCAGGTTCTTTATTATATGGAAACAACATCATATCTGGTGCTGTAGTACCTAGCTCCAACGCTATCGGTTTACACTTCTACCCTATTTGGGAAGCAGCATCCTTAGATGAATGGCTATACAATGGTGGCCCTTACCAATTAGTAGTATTCCACTTCTTAATCGGAATCTTCTGCTACATGGGTCGTCAGTGGGAATTATCCTACCGTTTAGGAATGCGTCCTTGGATCTGTGTTGCATACTCTGCACCTGTATCCGCTGCGACTGCTGTATTCTTAATCTACCCTATCGGTCAAGGATCTTTCTCTGATGGTATGCCTTTAGGTATCTCTGGAACCTTCAACTTCATGTTTGTATTCCAAGCAGAGCATAACATCTTAATGCACCCCTTCCATATGTTGGGTGTAGCAGGTGTATTCGGTGGATCTTTATTCTCCGCAATGCACGGTTCTCTCGTAACCTCTTCTTTGGTACGTGAAACCACCGAAACCGAGTCTCAAAACTATGGTTACAAATTCGGTCAAGAAGAAGAAACCTACAACATCGTAGCTGCTCACGGATACTTTGGTCGTTTAATCTTCCAATATGCATCCTTCAACAACAGCCGCGCATTACACTTCTTCTTAGGTGCATGGCCTGTAATTGGTATTTGGTTCACCGCAATGGGTGTATCTACCATGGCATTCAACTTAAATGGTTTCAACTTCAACCAGTCTATCTTAGATAGCCAAGGTCACGTAATTGGAACTTGGGCAGACGTATTAAACCGTGCCAACATCGGTATCGAAGTAATGCACGAACGTAATGCTCACAACTTCCCCTTAGACTTAGCCTCTGCTGAAGCAGTTTCTGCTCCTGTAATCAACGGTTAA
- a CDS encoding Tetratricopeptide TPR_1 repeat-containing protein (PFAM: Tetratricopeptide repeat~COGs: COG4783 Putative Zn-dependent protease contains TPR repeats~InterPro IPR001440:IPR019734:IPR013026~KEGG: cyt:cce_2742 hypothetical protein~PFAM: Tetratricopeptide TPR_1 repeat-containing protein~SPTR: Putative uncharacterized protein), which produces MFKSIIVAILILCLAWISPPPAFAQEQITITEEQLAQGEAIAQKAIEATQQGDFATAQAYWTQLIEAFPTNPAVWSNRGNALVSQNKLEEAIADYNQSIILAPDAPDPYLNRGTAYEGLGEYQRAIADYNKVLELDPNDAMAYNNLGNANAGLHNWDTAVELYHKATEIAPNFAFAGANESLALYELGKKDEALRKMRNIVRKYPMFPDMRAALTAALWENGKQGEAESNWVATVGMDSRYKDLDWLREVRRWPPSMIQALESFINLDAQS; this is translated from the coding sequence ATGTTTAAATCAATTATTGTCGCTATCCTAATCTTGTGTTTGGCTTGGATTTCTCCTCCTCCTGCCTTCGCCCAAGAGCAAATTACTATCACCGAGGAACAATTGGCACAGGGAGAAGCCATTGCCCAAAAAGCCATAGAAGCCACCCAGCAAGGGGATTTTGCCACCGCTCAAGCATATTGGACGCAGTTGATTGAGGCTTTTCCCACTAATCCTGCAGTATGGAGTAACCGTGGTAATGCCCTTGTGAGTCAAAATAAGTTAGAAGAGGCGATCGCAGATTATAACCAATCCATTATTTTAGCGCCTGATGCCCCAGATCCTTATCTTAATCGTGGTACTGCCTACGAAGGTTTAGGAGAATATCAAAGGGCGATCGCAGACTATAATAAAGTATTAGAATTAGATCCCAACGATGCCATGGCATATAATAACCTTGGTAACGCCAACGCAGGATTACATAATTGGGATACCGCCGTAGAACTATACCACAAAGCCACGGAAATAGCCCCCAACTTCGCCTTTGCAGGAGCAAATGAATCCCTCGCCCTCTATGAACTGGGCAAAAAAGATGAGGCGCTCAGAAAAATGCGCAACATCGTTCGTAAATATCCTATGTTTCCTGATATGCGAGCTGCCCTTACCGCCGCCCTCTGGGAAAATGGAAAACAAGGAGAAGCCGAAAGCAACTGGGTTGCCACCGTGGGCATGGATAGTCGTTACAAAGATTTAGACTGGTTAAGGGAAGTTAGAAGATGGCCCCCTAGTATGATACAAGCCCTTGAAAGTTTTATCAATCTTGACGCTCAAAGTTAA